The Streptomyces sp. NBC_01244 genome contains a region encoding:
- a CDS encoding GOLPH3/VPS74 family protein, with translation MGITLAEEITLLSLDDESGSVKQRQSVGWAVAGALLLELVLAERVRVSGKYLELVDTSPTGEELLDGRTESIRAWMGGRSKRRVTDWLTKDQAKAIGAAVERLSGRGVVVEERRKALGVFPVRRYPEADGTAERELRERLASAVIDGAEPDERTASLVALIHAAGLQALAFPGTPRKEVEARTAEMAEGQWAAESVRAAIRDMRLAMAAVTAATVVTVT, from the coding sequence ATGGGGATCACACTGGCGGAGGAGATCACACTGCTGTCGCTGGACGACGAGTCCGGGTCGGTGAAGCAGCGGCAGTCGGTGGGCTGGGCCGTGGCGGGCGCCCTCCTGCTCGAACTGGTCCTCGCGGAGCGGGTACGGGTCTCGGGCAAGTACCTGGAACTGGTGGACACCTCGCCCACCGGGGAGGAACTGCTCGACGGCCGGACCGAGTCGATACGGGCCTGGATGGGCGGCCGGAGCAAGCGCCGGGTCACCGACTGGCTGACGAAGGACCAGGCCAAGGCCATCGGGGCGGCCGTGGAGCGGCTGAGCGGGCGCGGCGTGGTCGTGGAGGAGCGGCGCAAGGCGCTCGGAGTCTTCCCGGTGCGACGCTACCCGGAGGCCGACGGAACGGCCGAGCGCGAACTGCGCGAGCGGCTCGCCTCCGCGGTCATCGACGGCGCGGAGCCGGACGAGCGCACCGCGAGCCTCGTCGCGCTGATCCACGCGGCCGGCCTGCAGGCCCTGGCCTTCCCGGGAACCCCGCGCAAGGAGGTGGAGGCGCGCACGGCGGAGATGGCCGAGGGACAGTGGGCGGCCGAGAGCGTCCGCGCCGCGATCCGCGACATGCGGCTGGCGATGGCGGCCGTCACCGCGGCGACGGTGGTGACGGTGACCTAA
- a CDS encoding site-specific integrase — protein MNVLEHWTVDFYDFTVPPPAAKDPELPDLGDLHGRAARNGARHGTPILLPPSGRPDSRINLFFREGRMATSQPGTWRRYAYTLVVWLDFLNAVDTTWDRATVRDVEAFKDWRITDTRNAERVRATSFDTDRAGLNSFYTWASSRFGIANPVATVRADNEAATRQAYGRGRRDPLRPAGSTSRQVKWLLRDALEQWRDIGLRGYGFDGLRRAGRQAGRFNEDRDAAFADGLYGTGLRLREWASILDVELPVSGGERMGTAWLAAKCVKGGRAGRAYWIPRQVLRSVEGYLDPLEGSRAEVISRAQRHGRYERLSGVRIVIGHDPRTRQVHVAAAGGSQSVALDDLAPDDRRLLFRRTTQGLEPLCVWLSVNGLPKKPHSWEDTFDAANRRVAEAWLGRTDPNGRLNEGQRDQMRRECPLWATPHMCRHSFALKWFSILSLVEERRLEGFSPDEIEDFREQLGDIWLQLAVLLGHRHPDTTREHYLEPFTGLQVSYLMALLDDDESSGVDTLVRIFARHGGSVMGPAVAAGRTQ, from the coding sequence GTGAACGTCCTGGAACACTGGACCGTTGACTTCTACGACTTCACCGTCCCACCGCCTGCCGCGAAAGATCCCGAGCTCCCCGATCTCGGCGATCTGCATGGCAGAGCCGCCCGCAACGGGGCCCGCCACGGCACGCCCATCCTCCTGCCGCCGAGTGGCCGCCCCGATTCCCGGATCAACCTCTTCTTCCGGGAAGGCCGGATGGCCACCTCGCAGCCGGGAACCTGGCGGCGCTACGCGTACACGCTCGTTGTGTGGTTGGACTTCCTGAACGCCGTCGATACGACATGGGACCGGGCCACGGTCCGTGACGTCGAGGCGTTCAAGGACTGGCGCATCACCGACACCCGGAACGCGGAGCGGGTGCGGGCCACCTCGTTCGACACCGACCGTGCCGGCCTCAACAGCTTCTACACGTGGGCTAGTTCCCGGTTCGGGATCGCGAACCCGGTCGCGACCGTGCGTGCCGATAACGAGGCAGCGACACGACAGGCGTACGGCCGGGGGCGCCGTGACCCGCTGCGTCCGGCGGGTTCGACGAGCCGTCAGGTGAAGTGGCTGCTGCGGGATGCCTTGGAGCAGTGGCGCGACATCGGGCTACGCGGATACGGCTTCGACGGGCTGCGGCGCGCGGGGCGGCAGGCCGGCAGGTTCAACGAGGACCGGGACGCGGCCTTCGCCGACGGCCTGTACGGGACCGGGCTTCGGCTGCGTGAGTGGGCGAGCATCCTCGACGTCGAACTCCCGGTCTCGGGCGGCGAGCGGATGGGCACGGCGTGGCTCGCGGCCAAGTGCGTCAAGGGTGGCCGCGCCGGCCGGGCGTACTGGATTCCCCGGCAGGTACTGCGGTCGGTCGAGGGCTACCTGGACCCACTGGAGGGATCCCGAGCCGAGGTGATCAGCCGGGCACAGCGGCACGGTCGGTACGAGCGGCTCAGCGGCGTGCGTATCGTGATCGGCCACGATCCCCGTACCCGGCAGGTGCATGTGGCCGCTGCGGGCGGCTCGCAATCAGTGGCCCTGGACGACCTGGCGCCGGACGACCGCCGGCTGTTGTTCCGCCGGACGACGCAGGGCCTGGAGCCGCTGTGTGTGTGGCTGTCGGTGAACGGCCTACCGAAGAAACCGCACAGCTGGGAAGACACCTTCGATGCCGCGAACCGACGGGTGGCCGAAGCATGGCTGGGCAGGACCGATCCGAACGGGCGGCTGAACGAGGGGCAGCGGGATCAGATGCGGCGCGAGTGTCCCCTGTGGGCGACGCCCCACATGTGCCGGCACTCCTTTGCCTTGAAGTGGTTCTCGATCCTGTCGCTCGTCGAGGAGCGCCGTTTGGAGGGCTTCTCGCCCGACGAGATCGAGGACTTCCGCGAACAGCTCGGCGACATCTGGCTGCAGTTGGCCGTGCTGCTTGGGCATCGACATCCCGACACTACGCGGGAGCACTACCTGGAGCCCTTCACCGGCCTGCAGGTCTCGTACCTGATGGCGCTCCTGGACGACGACGAGAGTTCAGGGGTGGACACGCTGGTGCGGATCTTCGCACGTCACGGTGGGTCGGTCATGGGGCCGGCCGTCGCGGCCGGGCGAACGCAGTGA